The following coding sequences are from one Aggregicoccus sp. 17bor-14 window:
- a CDS encoding alpha/beta hydrolase codes for MIVALHPMGGNPEGLLPILGRYHRRARLILPYGHPRGGMYLWFDSVREDVAAPVVTREADRLAVALAALVAARPTIGKPLVTGFSQGGIMTFALAVTHPEALAAAFPISGLLPPSLYPSAALSSRSRPATLPPVSAFHGAADLAVPTRSARASIAELRQAGYSAELREYAGVEHDTSVEEENELLEQIGRAADGLAAAAPAP; via the coding sequence ATGATCGTCGCGCTGCATCCCATGGGCGGGAACCCCGAGGGCCTGCTCCCGATTCTCGGGCGTTACCACCGCCGCGCCCGCCTCATCCTCCCGTATGGCCACCCGCGCGGCGGCATGTACCTCTGGTTCGACTCCGTCCGCGAGGACGTCGCAGCGCCCGTGGTGACGCGGGAAGCGGATCGGCTCGCCGTCGCGCTCGCCGCGCTGGTCGCCGCCCGCCCCACCATTGGAAAGCCGCTCGTCACCGGCTTCTCGCAGGGCGGCATCATGACCTTCGCCCTGGCGGTCACCCACCCCGAGGCGCTGGCGGCCGCCTTCCCCATCAGCGGCCTGCTCCCGCCCTCGCTCTACCCATCGGCCGCGCTCAGCTCGCGGTCTCGACCGGCAACGCTCCCGCCGGTTTCGGCCTTCCACGGCGCCGCCGACCTCGCGGTGCCGACCCGGAGCGCGCGCGCCTCGATCGCCGAGCTGCGGCAGGCCGGGTACTCCGCGGAGCTGCGCGAGTACGCCGGAGTCGAGCACGACACGTCCGTCGAGGAGGAGAACGAGCTCTTGGAGCAGATCGGGCGGGCCGCCGACGGCCTCGCGGCGGCGGCGCCAGCGCCCTGA
- a CDS encoding cupin domain-containing protein, whose protein sequence is MPARPPPPPSAPDLTDEVRRLVEQLGLAPHPEGGFYRETFRAPLQLEGLPHGAPRSASTAIYFLLPAGTFSAFHRVTSDEVWHHYDGDSLELHIVDAHGTPTRHVLGTRFSEAELPQVVVPAGAWQAARPLGARYTLCGCTVSPGFDFQDFTLGTRAELHRVLSGHPELVERFTRD, encoded by the coding sequence ATGCCCGCACGCCCTCCCCCTCCCCCTTCGGCGCCTGACCTGACAGACGAGGTCCGGCGCCTCGTCGAGCAGCTCGGCCTCGCACCCCATCCCGAGGGCGGCTTCTACCGGGAGACGTTCCGCGCGCCACTCCAGCTGGAGGGCCTCCCGCACGGGGCTCCGCGCTCCGCGTCCACGGCCATCTACTTCCTCCTGCCGGCGGGTACCTTCTCGGCGTTCCACCGGGTGACCTCGGACGAGGTGTGGCACCACTACGACGGGGACTCACTGGAGCTCCACATCGTCGATGCCCACGGCACCCCCACGCGCCACGTGCTGGGCACCCGCTTCTCGGAGGCCGAGCTGCCCCAGGTGGTGGTCCCCGCGGGCGCCTGGCAGGCGGCGAGGCCCCTCGGCGCGCGCTACACGCTGTGCGGCTGCACCGTCAGCCCGGGCTTCGACTTCCAGGACTTCACGCTCGGAACGCGCGCGGAGCTCCACCGCGTCCTCTCCGGCCACCCGGAGCTGGTCGAGCGCTTCACCCGGGACTGA
- a CDS encoding cell wall metabolism sensor histidine kinase WalK: protein MNDPSSPAGDGTAAWPATLENAQWAPAIEQFCQATGLTACIYDASGKRVAGPLYCTPLSALLVGAGLWSPAGPADRAEAELVQEVLHTREPLSRQLYGSLRVDALPLLVGARPVGAVLYGWVFDHFSDPVECERLGRALGIAGHTLWSTSRLQQPTSASRFEVAGTLLKTLATQNLNQLSALSAMRELARMRDEFLLGVSHELRTPLQSLRLRIDQLLRTQLDDPENIRRLLLAMKRSVDAEAKLVEDLLEASQTLSGKLTVELEPLRLAAMVAEAIEASEPAAHAKGITLTSSIPPAFHGEVLGDASRLRQVLWNLLINALKFTPEGGRVTLRVSESPAGVELAVSDTGIGIPREVLGQIFEPFAQGSLTRSQRKGGLGLGLAIARHVVELHGGTISVASEGPGTGATFTVRLPVRARAGAAWRAP from the coding sequence ATGAACGACCCGTCGTCCCCGGCCGGTGACGGCACAGCCGCATGGCCCGCCACCCTGGAGAACGCCCAGTGGGCGCCGGCCATCGAGCAGTTCTGCCAGGCCACCGGGCTCACCGCCTGCATCTACGATGCATCGGGGAAGCGCGTGGCCGGTCCGCTCTACTGCACCCCGCTGAGCGCGCTGCTGGTGGGCGCGGGGCTGTGGAGCCCCGCGGGGCCCGCGGACCGTGCCGAGGCCGAGCTGGTGCAGGAGGTGCTCCACACGCGCGAGCCGCTCTCGCGCCAGCTGTACGGCTCGCTGCGCGTGGACGCGCTTCCCCTGCTGGTGGGAGCGCGCCCCGTGGGCGCGGTGCTCTACGGCTGGGTGTTCGACCACTTCTCGGATCCCGTGGAGTGCGAGCGGCTGGGGCGCGCGCTGGGCATCGCGGGGCACACGCTGTGGAGCACTTCGCGCCTGCAGCAGCCGACGAGCGCGAGCCGCTTCGAGGTGGCAGGCACCCTGCTCAAGACGCTCGCCACGCAGAACCTCAACCAGCTCTCGGCGCTGAGCGCGATGCGGGAGCTCGCCCGGATGCGCGACGAGTTCCTGCTCGGCGTCTCCCATGAGCTGCGCACCCCGCTGCAGAGCCTGCGGCTGCGCATCGACCAGCTGCTGCGCACGCAGCTGGACGACCCGGAGAACATCCGCCGGCTGCTGCTGGCCATGAAGCGCAGCGTGGACGCCGAGGCGAAGCTGGTGGAGGACCTGCTCGAGGCCTCCCAGACGCTGAGCGGCAAGCTCACCGTGGAGCTGGAGCCGCTGCGGCTCGCCGCGATGGTGGCCGAGGCGATCGAGGCGTCGGAGCCTGCGGCGCACGCCAAGGGCATCACCCTGACCAGCAGCATTCCGCCCGCCTTCCACGGCGAGGTGCTGGGGGACGCGAGCCGGCTGCGCCAGGTGCTGTGGAACCTGCTGATCAACGCGCTGAAGTTCACGCCGGAGGGCGGCCGGGTGACGCTGCGGGTGAGCGAGTCCCCCGCCGGGGTGGAGCTCGCGGTGAGCGACACGGGCATCGGCATCCCCCGCGAGGTGCTGGGGCAGATCTTCGAGCCCTTCGCCCAGGGCAGCCTCACCCGCTCCCAGCGCAAGGGCGGACTCGGACTGGGGCTCGCCATCGCCCGGCACGTGGTGGAGCTGCACGGCGGCACCATCTCGGTGGCCAGCGAGGGTCCGGGAACGGGCGCAACCTTTACCGTGCGCCTCCCGGTGCGCGCGCGCGCAGGTGCCGCGTGGCGCGCCCCCTGA